A section of the Cryptomeria japonica unplaced genomic scaffold, Sugi_1.0 HiC_scaffold_375, whole genome shotgun sequence genome encodes:
- the LOC131066028 gene encoding cytochrome b-like: MTQRFSILKQPIFSTLNQHLIDYPTPSNPSHWRGFGSLAGICPAIQIVTGVFPAMHYTPHVDLAFNSVEHIMRDVEGGWLLRYMHANGASMFLIVVYPHIFRGLYYASYDSPREFVWCLGVVISLLMIVTASIGHALPRGQMSFRGATVITSSASAIPVVGDTIVTWPWGGFPVDNATLNRFFSPHHPLPFIPVGASPLHLAALHQYGSNNPLGVHSKMDKIASYPYFYAKDLVGRVASAIFFSIWISCAPNVLGHPDNYIPANPMATPPHIVPEWYFPPIYAIPRSIPDKLGGVAAIALVFPPLLALPFLKSSYVRSSSSRPIYQKLFRFFLADCLLSGRIGCEPVEAPYVTIGQIPSVAFFLFFALTPILGRVGKRMTDYYTNHLQFEGIDRTISSDAIE, encoded by the coding sequence ATGACACAACGATTTTCCATTCTCAAACAACCCATATTCTCCACACTGAACCAGCATTTGATAGATTATCCGACCCCGAGCAATCCGAGTCATTGGCGGGGGTTTGGTTCGTTAGCTGGTATTTGTCCAGCCATTCAGATAGTGACCGGCGTTTTTCCAGCTATGCATTACACACCACATGTGGATCTAGCTTTCAACAGCGTAGAACATATCATGAGAGATGTTGAAGGGGGCTGGTTGCTTCGTTATATGCATGCTAATGGGGCAAGTATGTTTCTCATCGTGGTTTACCCCCATATTTTTCGCGGTTTGTATTATGCGAGTTATGACAGTCCTAGGGAATTTGTTTGGTGCCTCGGAGTTGTCATCTCCCTGTTAATGATTGTGACTGCTTCTATAGGACATGCACTACCTCGGGGTCAAATGAGCTTTCGGGGAGCTACGGTAATTACAAGCTCAGCTAGCGCCATACCCGTAGTGGGAGATACGATCGTGACTTGGCCGTGGGGTGGTTTCCCCGTGGACAATGCCACCTTAAATCGTTTCTTTAGTCCTCATCATCCACTCCCTTTTATTCCAGTAGGCGCCAGTCCTCTTCATCTGGCCGCATTGCATCAATATGGATCGAATAATCCATTGGGTGTGCATTCAAAGATGGATAAAATCGCTTCTTATCCCTATTTTTACGCGAAGGATCTAGTAGGTCGGGTAGCTTCCGCTATCTTCTTTTCCATTTGGATTTCTTGTGCTCCTAATGTATTGGGGCATCCCGACAATTATATACCCGCTAATCCGATGGCCACCCCGCCTCATATTGTGCCGGAATGGTATTTCCCACCAATCTATGCCATTCCTCGCAGTATACCCGACAAATTAGGAGGTGTAGCCGCAATAGCACTCGTTTTTCCACCGCTTTTGGCTCTCCCTTTTCTGAAAAGTTCGTATGTTCGTAGCTCAAGTTCTCGTCCGATCTACCAGAAACTCTTTCGGTTTTTCCTGGCGGATTGCTTACTATCAGGTCGGATCGGATGTGAACCCGTGGAGGCACCATATGTGACTATTGGACAAATTCCTTCAGTAGCTTTCTTCTTGTTCTTTGCCCTAACGCCCATTCTGGGACGAGTTGGAAAGAGAATGACCGATTATTACACCAATCACTTACAATTCGAGGGCATCGACCGAACTATCTCCTCCgatgccatagaatag